A portion of the Oscillospiraceae bacterium genome contains these proteins:
- a CDS encoding phage replisome organizer N-terminal domain-containing protein, which translates to MADNRKYYYLKLKENFFDSDSIVLLEDMKDGILYSNILLKLYLKSLKNGGKLQLDEHIPYTAQMIATLTRHQIGTVERALEIFRQLGLVEQLDSGAFYMTDIELMIGQSSTEAERKRAARLENKALLPPRTKGGHLSDIRPPEKEIELEKEIEIEKEREGETGHPAPAAYGRYNNVILTDTELSGLKTELPDKWEYYIDRLSCHIASTGKQYHSHAATIYKWAQEDTAKGKAAPKQGIPDYSCKEGESL; encoded by the coding sequence ATGGCAGATAACCGCAAGTATTACTACCTCAAGCTGAAAGAGAACTTTTTTGACAGCGACTCCATTGTACTGCTGGAAGATATGAAAGACGGGATTTTATATTCCAATATTCTCTTGAAGCTGTACTTAAAATCGCTGAAAAACGGCGGGAAGTTGCAGCTTGACGAGCATATCCCCTACACAGCGCAGATGATAGCGACACTGACCCGCCACCAGATAGGGACAGTTGAGAGGGCTTTAGAGATTTTCCGGCAGTTGGGGCTTGTGGAGCAGCTTGACAGCGGGGCTTTCTATATGACCGATATTGAGCTGATGATAGGACAGTCCTCTACCGAAGCCGAGCGAAAACGGGCTGCAAGGCTGGAAAACAAGGCACTTTTACCGCCCCGGACAAAAGGCGGACATTTGTCCGACATTCGTCCACCAGAGAAAGAGATAGAGTTAGAGAAAGAGATAGAGATAGAAAAAGAGAGAGAGGGAGAAACGGGACACCCCGCCCCCGCCGCTTATGGCAGATACAACAATGTGATACTGACCGATACAGAGCTTTCCGGGCTGAAAACAGAGCTGCCCGACAAGTGGGAGTATTATATTGACCGGCTTTCCTGCCATATCGCTTCCACCGGGAAGCAGTACCACAGCCATGCAGCCACCATTTACAAGTGGGCGCAGGAGGACACTGCCAAAGGCAAGGCTGCCCCGAAACAGGGCATACCCGATTATTCATGCAAGGAGGGCGAGAGCTTATGA
- a CDS encoding ATP-binding protein produces the protein MKNEMEAMITDITATTAEAEDYTGEDRLLYCGKCHTPKEAYFSKETAQWLGHDRHPTDCDCQRAAREKQQAAESRQKHLETVEDLKRRGFADPAMRNWTFEHDNGRNPQTETARFYVESWETMQAENIGYLFWGGVGTGKSYLAACIANALMEKEVAVRMTNFATILNDLAASFEGRNEYISRLCSYPLLILDDFGMERGTEYGLEQVYSVIDSRYRSGKPLIATTNLTLEELQHPQDTPHARIYDRLTSMCAPVRFTGSNFRKETAQEKLERLKQLMKQRKESL, from the coding sequence ATGAAAAACGAGATGGAAGCTATGATTACGGACATTACAGCCACTACCGCCGAAGCGGAGGACTACACAGGCGAGGACAGGCTTTTATACTGCGGCAAGTGCCATACGCCCAAAGAAGCCTACTTTTCAAAAGAAACCGCCCAATGGTTAGGGCATGACCGACACCCAACAGACTGCGACTGCCAGCGGGCAGCCCGTGAAAAGCAGCAAGCCGCCGAAAGCCGACAGAAGCACCTTGAAACAGTGGAGGACTTGAAACGCCGGGGCTTTGCCGACCCCGCTATGCGGAACTGGACATTTGAGCATGACAACGGCAGAAACCCACAGACCGAAACCGCCCGCTTTTATGTGGAGAGCTGGGAAACCATGCAGGCTGAAAATATCGGCTACCTGTTTTGGGGAGGCGTGGGGACAGGAAAAAGCTACCTTGCCGCCTGTATCGCCAACGCCCTTATGGAAAAAGAGGTTGCCGTTCGCATGACAAACTTTGCAACGATACTCAATGACCTTGCTGCCAGCTTTGAGGGCAGGAACGAATATATTTCCCGCCTTTGCAGCTACCCCCTGCTGATACTTGATGATTTCGGTATGGAGCGAGGGACAGAATACGGGCTGGAACAGGTTTACAGCGTGATTGACAGCCGTTACCGAAGCGGCAAGCCGCTGATCGCCACGACCAACCTCACGCTGGAGGAATTGCAGCACCCGCAGGACACACCCCACGCCCGTATCTATGACAGGCTGACTTCCATGTGCGCCCCTGTCCGCTTCACGGGCAGCAACTTCCGAAAGGAAACCGCACAGGAAAAGCTGGAACGCTTAAAGCAGCTGATGAAGCAGCGAAAGGAGAGCCTATGA
- a CDS encoding transposon-encoded TnpW family protein → MTETKQTSTTKTDRRPDCVTEIRMGNSVLTVSGFFKQGATDTAADKMMKVLEAEAATQKTAI, encoded by the coding sequence ATGACAGAAACGAAACAGACAAGCACCACCAAAACAGACCGCCGCCCGGACTGTGTAACGGAAATCCGCATGGGCAACTCCGTCCTTACCGTTTCCGGCTTCTTCAAGCAGGGCGCAACCGACACCGCAGCCGACAAGATGATGAAAGTGCTGGAAGCGGAAGCTGCTACACAAAAAACGGCGATTTGA
- a CDS encoding recombinase family protein, with protein sequence MLRQTNQQPITALYPRLSHEDELQGESNSISNQKRILETYAKQNGFSNLRWYTDDGYSGANFQRPGFQAMLADIEAGKVGTVIVKDMSRLGRNYLQVGMYTEMIFPQKGVRFIAINDGVDSAQGDNDFAPLRNIFNEWLVRDTSKKIKAVKRSKGMSGKPITSKPVYGYLMDENENFIIDEEAAPVVKQIYNLCLAGNGPTKIARMLTEQQIPTPGTLEYRRTGSTRRYHPGYECKWATNTVVHILENREYTGCLVNFKTEKLSYKVKHSVENPPEKQVIFENHHEPIIDTQTWERVQELRKQRKRPNRYDEVGLFSGILFCADCGSVMYQQRYQTDKRKQDCYICGNYKKRTHDCTAHFIRTDLLTAGVLSNLRKVTSYAAKHEARFMKLLIEQNEDGGKRRNAAKKKELEAAEKRIAELSAIFKRLYEDSVTGRISDERFTELSADYEAEQRELKERAAAIQAELSKAQEATVNAEKFMNVVRRHTSFEELTPTLLREFVEKIVVHECSYDENKTRRQDIEIYYSFVGKVDLPE encoded by the coding sequence ATGTTAAGACAGACCAACCAACAACCAATTACCGCCCTTTACCCAAGACTTTCCCATGAGGACGAGCTGCAAGGCGAAAGCAATTCCATTTCCAATCAGAAGCGTATTCTTGAAACCTATGCAAAGCAGAACGGCTTTTCCAATCTGCGCTGGTACACGGACGACGGTTATTCTGGTGCGAACTTTCAAAGACCCGGTTTTCAAGCCATGCTTGCGGACATTGAAGCCGGAAAAGTCGGGACAGTTATCGTAAAGGATATGTCGAGGTTAGGGCGAAACTACCTGCAAGTGGGAATGTACACGGAAATGATTTTCCCACAGAAAGGTGTCCGCTTCATCGCTATCAATGACGGAGTGGACAGCGCACAGGGCGACAATGACTTTGCCCCGCTGCGGAATATCTTTAACGAATGGCTGGTGAGAGATACGAGCAAGAAAATCAAAGCAGTAAAACGCTCAAAAGGCATGAGTGGCAAGCCCATCACAAGCAAGCCTGTGTATGGCTACCTCATGGACGAGAACGAAAATTTCATTATTGACGAGGAAGCTGCACCCGTAGTCAAGCAGATATACAACCTCTGCCTTGCCGGGAATGGTCCGACCAAGATAGCCCGTATGCTCACAGAGCAGCAGATCCCCACGCCGGGGACGCTGGAATACCGCAGGACGGGCAGCACCCGCCGCTACCACCCCGGCTATGAGTGCAAGTGGGCGACCAATACCGTTGTGCATATCCTTGAAAACCGGGAATACACAGGCTGTCTGGTAAACTTCAAGACAGAAAAGCTCTCTTACAAAGTCAAGCACAGCGTAGAAAATCCCCCGGAGAAGCAAGTGATTTTCGAGAACCACCACGAGCCTATCATAGACACCCAGACATGGGAACGGGTGCAGGAACTTCGCAAGCAGCGCAAACGCCCCAACCGCTATGATGAAGTGGGCTTGTTCTCCGGCATACTGTTCTGTGCGGACTGCGGCAGTGTCATGTATCAGCAGCGATACCAGACGGACAAGCGCAAGCAGGACTGTTATATCTGCGGCAACTACAAGAAGCGCACCCATGACTGTACGGCGCACTTTATCCGCACCGACCTCTTGACCGCTGGTGTACTCTCCAATCTGCGGAAAGTGACAAGCTATGCGGCAAAGCATGAAGCCCGGTTTATGAAGCTCTTGATTGAGCAGAACGAGGACGGGGGCAAGCGCAGGAACGCCGCCAAGAAAAAGGAACTGGAAGCCGCCGAGAAACGCATAGCCGAGTTATCCGCTATCTTCAAGCGGCTGTATGAGGACAGCGTGACCGGGCGCATATCAGACGAGCGTTTCACAGAGCTGTCGGCAGACTATGAAGCAGAACAACGGGAGCTGAAAGAAAGAGCCGCCGCTATCCAAGCGGAGCTTTCCAAAGCACAGGAAGCCACCGTGAACGCAGAAAAGTTTATGAATGTTGTCCGGCGGCATACCAGCTTTGAAGAACTTACCCCTACTCTGCTGCGGGAGTTTGTAGAGAAAATCGTTGTGCATGAGTGCAGCTATGACGAGAACAAGACCCGCAGACAGGACATTGAGATTTATTATTCTTTTGTTGGCAAGGTGGACTTGCCCGAATAA
- a CDS encoding helix-turn-helix transcriptional regulator, with protein sequence MHISYKPLWHTLLERDMRKEDLRLAAGMTTNMIANMSKEGKHISMDTLARICETLNCEITDVIELVPDEPASTGGKEHERIETKNNRKRN encoded by the coding sequence ATGCACATCAGCTATAAACCACTCTGGCATACACTGTTAGAGCGTGATATGAGAAAAGAAGATTTAAGGCTTGCCGCCGGTATGACAACGAATATGATTGCCAACATGAGCAAAGAAGGAAAGCACATCAGTATGGACACATTAGCCCGTATCTGCGAAACGCTGAATTGTGAGATTACCGATGTGATTGAGTTAGTACCAGACGAGCCTGCTTCCACAGGAGGTAAGGAACATGAGCGAATTGAAACCAAGAATAACAGAAAACGGAATTGA
- a CDS encoding TnpV protein translates to MSELKPRITENGIDYILVGDYYIPDLKLPEEHRPIGKYGRLHREYLREVHPARLNTLILTGELWTYLAGLNEQAQERLDTIMEQMKAAEGVTEELKRTHQMEWVQRCNNIHNRAEEIILREMIYS, encoded by the coding sequence ATGAGCGAATTGAAACCAAGAATAACAGAAAACGGAATTGATTATATCCTTGTTGGGGATTACTACATCCCGGATTTGAAGCTACCGGAAGAACACCGCCCCATTGGAAAGTATGGACGGCTACACCGGGAATATTTAAGAGAAGTCCACCCAGCCAGATTGAACACATTGATATTGACCGGGGAGCTATGGACATATCTTGCAGGCCTGAACGAACAGGCACAGGAACGGTTAGACACCATCATGGAACAGATGAAAGCTGCCGAGGGCGTGACCGAAGAATTAAAGCGTACCCATCAAATGGAATGGGTGCAGCGTTGCAATAACATTCACAACCGGGCAGAAGAAATTATTTTGCGTGAGATGATTTATTCATAA
- a CDS encoding IS91 family transposase: MEKSCTIQDVFERFYPVYEKTHELPAHHRKAAFHIMNCKTGAFGVNISVCEDCGCISIHNNSCRSRCCPMCQEFPKEKWIDAQKENVLGAPYYHVVFTVPEELNPIIYSNQKLLYDALYHAASSTLNELAKDSKYLGADIGYICILHTWGSAMNYHPHIHTIVLGGGLDKDSKWKDTGGKFFLPYGVIAKVFRGKYLCELKSLWNDSKLEFHGTAEKYQNHYCFKELLDECYKKDWVAYCKETFNGAQSVINYLGKYTHRIAISNHRIMSMTEATVTYAVKDYKNKGQWKEKTVPGEEFIRRFLMHVPPKRFVRIRHYGLLSCRNKSKKMTHCRNLLGCKKYISAFKNRSAAEMIKLLYNIDVCRCSSCGGKMVPHLPDKHTPSVLAHMRC, from the coding sequence GTGGAAAAATCTTGTACGATACAGGATGTCTTTGAACGGTTTTATCCTGTTTATGAAAAAACACATGAGCTTCCTGCTCACCACAGAAAAGCAGCTTTTCACATCATGAACTGTAAAACCGGGGCTTTTGGTGTGAACATCAGTGTCTGTGAGGACTGTGGATGTATCAGCATTCACAATAACTCTTGCAGAAGCAGGTGTTGCCCCATGTGTCAGGAGTTTCCGAAAGAAAAATGGATTGATGCCCAGAAGGAGAATGTACTGGGTGCACCCTATTATCATGTGGTATTCACAGTCCCTGAGGAATTGAATCCTATCATTTATAGCAATCAGAAACTTCTGTATGATGCACTGTATCATGCTGCATCATCCACTCTGAACGAGCTGGCGAAAGATTCAAAGTATCTGGGAGCTGACATCGGATATATCTGTATTCTTCATACATGGGGTTCTGCAATGAATTATCATCCTCATATCCATACCATTGTTCTTGGTGGCGGACTTGATAAGGACAGCAAATGGAAAGATACCGGTGGGAAGTTTTTTCTCCCGTATGGGGTCATTGCAAAAGTGTTCCGCGGGAAATATTTGTGTGAATTAAAAAGCCTGTGGAATGATTCAAAGCTTGAGTTTCATGGTACAGCGGAGAAATATCAAAACCACTATTGCTTCAAAGAACTTCTCGATGAGTGCTATAAAAAAGACTGGGTTGCTTATTGTAAGGAAACATTTAATGGAGCACAGTCAGTCATAAATTATCTTGGGAAATATACTCACAGGATAGCAATCAGCAATCATCGGATCATGTCCATGACGGAAGCAACTGTTACATATGCCGTAAAAGACTATAAAAACAAAGGTCAGTGGAAAGAGAAAACAGTTCCGGGCGAGGAATTCATCCGTCGATTTTTAATGCATGTTCCTCCAAAACGTTTTGTCAGAATCCGGCACTATGGTTTGCTGTCGTGCCGAAACAAGAGCAAAAAGATGACGCACTGTAGAAATCTGCTTGGATGTAAAAAATATATTTCTGCATTTAAAAATCGAAGTGCCGCTGAAATGATAAAGCTGCTATATAACATAGATGTATGCAGGTGTTCTTCCTGTGGCGGAAAAATGGTTCCACATCTTCCAGATAAGCATACACCATCTGTTTTAGCGCATATGAGATGTTAA
- a CDS encoding site-specific integrase → MYDEIFNQITNAANKRNLRESTIHAYCTSVAHFLKYTDKPIDALTTDDVDTFLTEKRLSGISPETYNHYHSGIRFFYKKVLKMNWDDDDIPRMKRDRSLPIVLTKAEISAILDATPNLKHKAMIATMYSGGLRVSEVTHLHYEDISRTNKTIHIRDGKSRFDRYTLLADRTLEILTEYWFKCGRPTGILFPSSWSGDYLVKDSVIQFFRKSAKRAGIQKHVSTHCLRHSFASHLFEAGCDVKYIQALLGHRDPRSTEIYLHVSNKTLLGIKSPFDEMGGE, encoded by the coding sequence ATGTACGATGAAATATTTAACCAGATTACAAATGCTGCAAACAAACGGAATCTAAGAGAATCTACTATTCATGCTTACTGTACAAGTGTTGCTCACTTTTTAAAATATACTGATAAGCCAATAGATGCTCTGACAACAGATGATGTTGACACATTTCTGACCGAAAAAAGACTTTCCGGGATTTCACCGGAAACATACAACCACTATCATTCCGGTATTCGTTTCTTTTATAAAAAAGTATTAAAGATGAATTGGGATGACGATGATATCCCACGCATGAAAAGGGACAGGAGCCTGCCAATCGTGCTTACGAAAGCAGAGATATCAGCGATTCTGGATGCAACGCCAAACCTGAAACATAAGGCTATGATTGCTACGATGTATTCAGGTGGTCTTCGGGTATCGGAAGTCACGCACCTTCACTATGAGGACATTTCACGCACCAATAAAACAATACACATCCGTGATGGCAAAAGCCGCTTTGACCGTTATACCCTGCTTGCTGACCGTACACTTGAGATACTTACGGAATACTGGTTTAAATGCGGCAGACCAACAGGGATCCTGTTTCCAAGTTCATGGTCTGGCGATTATCTTGTGAAGGACAGTGTCATTCAGTTCTTCCGTAAAAGTGCAAAAAGGGCTGGAATTCAGAAGCATGTCTCTACACACTGTTTGCGCCATAGTTTCGCAAGCCATCTGTTTGAAGCCGGGTGTGACGTGAAATATATTCAGGCCCTTTTGGGACACCGTGATCCAAGATCAACAGAGATTTATCTTCATGTAAGCAATAAGACTCTGCTCGGTATTAAAAGCCCATTTGATGAGATGGGTGGTGAGTAA
- a CDS encoding helix-turn-helix domain-containing protein, whose translation MNGATTIQERLKDLRLNKGLKLEELAEQTGISKSALGSYEKDDYKEINHGNLILLADFYGVSLDYLFCRTENMVEINTPLRELHLSDEMVALLKSGRINNRLLCELATHKDFIKFLADIEIYVDGIATMQIQNLNALVDTVRHEIIERYRPGEDDPHLKVLQAAHISDDEYFSHMVLDDLNLIIRDIREAHKKDSESAPQTTVADELKENLEAVENFKGSRDEKLVVLYCKQLGINYKNLSDEEFRWLIRILKKSKKMGTPISQRKKR comes from the coding sequence ATGAACGGAGCTACTACAATACAGGAACGGCTAAAAGATTTACGATTAAACAAAGGATTAAAACTGGAAGAACTGGCTGAGCAAACGGGTATTTCAAAATCGGCTCTTGGCAGTTATGAAAAAGACGACTATAAGGAAATCAATCATGGCAACCTTATCCTGCTGGCAGATTTTTATGGGGTGTCCCTCGATTATCTCTTTTGCCGGACAGAGAACATGGTGGAGATCAACACGCCATTAAGGGAGCTGCATTTGAGTGATGAGATGGTAGCACTTCTGAAAAGCGGTCGGATTAACAACCGTCTGCTGTGCGAACTTGCCACCCATAAGGACTTTATCAAGTTTCTTGCGGATATTGAGATTTATGTGGATGGGATTGCCACCATGCAGATTCAGAACCTCAACGCCCTTGTCGATACCGTCCGGCATGAAATCATTGAACGGTATCGCCCCGGCGAAGATGACCCCCATTTGAAAGTGTTGCAAGCCGCCCATATCAGTGATGATGAATATTTCAGCCACATGGTTCTGGATGACCTCAATCTCATTATTCGGGATATTCGGGAAGCCCATAAAAAGGACAGCGAGAGTGCACCCCAGACCACCGTTGCTGATGAACTGAAAGAAAATCTGGAAGCGGTCGAAAATTTCAAGGGCAGCCGGGATGAAAAGCTCGTTGTTCTTTATTGCAAGCAGCTTGGTATCAACTATAAAAATCTGTCAGACGAAGAATTTCGCTGGCTGATTCGGATTCTCAAAAAATCAAAGAAAATGGGAACGCCTATCAGTCAGAGGAAAAAAAGGTAA
- a CDS encoding DeoR family transcriptional regulator — MNFEFMTIDTPLPPCMAFPRALTGFPVSSTAKVMYCRMLDAMLSNGQEDENGILFVCFPVTAIAAVLSRSSMTVKRSLNELENAGLIMRVRQGVGEPNRIYVLIPGKEDAALA, encoded by the coding sequence ATGAATTTTGAATTTATGACGATAGACACACCATTGCCGCCCTGTATGGCTTTTCCAAGAGCGTTGACAGGGTTTCCAGTCAGCAGCACCGCAAAGGTCATGTACTGCCGGATGTTGGACGCTATGCTCTCCAATGGGCAGGAGGACGAGAACGGAATCCTGTTTGTCTGCTTCCCTGTCACAGCCATTGCCGCAGTCCTGTCCCGCAGCTCTATGACGGTCAAGCGTTCTTTGAATGAACTGGAAAACGCCGGACTTATCATGCGGGTGCGTCAGGGCGTTGGAGAACCAAACAGGATTTATGTGCTGATACCGGGAAAGGAGGACGCTGCCCTTGCCTGA
- a CDS encoding DUF3847 domain-containing protein encodes MPDTSKLEKLNRELEKSEKKLRKAINDEKALQHQLKQLTRKERTHRLCTRGGMLESFLQEPERLTDDDVMLLLKLIFHRQDTQELLKKLLEREKPETP; translated from the coding sequence TTGCCTGATACCTCAAAGCTGGAAAAACTCAATCGGGAGTTGGAGAAAAGCGAAAAGAAACTGCGGAAAGCCATCAATGATGAAAAGGCATTGCAGCACCAGTTAAAGCAGCTTACCCGAAAGGAGCGGACGCACCGGCTCTGTACTCGTGGCGGTATGCTGGAAAGTTTTCTGCAAGAACCGGAACGCCTGACCGATGATGATGTCATGCTGCTGTTGAAACTCATTTTTCATAGGCAGGACACGCAGGAACTATTGAAAAAACTGCTGGAACGGGAGAAGCCGGAAACCCCTTAG
- a CDS encoding DUF2262 domain-containing protein: protein MSVQTDFEKEFETEEYEMLILVQASCGGAACIKDMLKPSVDFLASIDLRNGQFFHEKGCVEWLIKKDNKRKGWGYDFEQFGIYRVVVRKCIPQKLQPYQLHYMNNRYMLIRVLEENASNEKLEALKEHYSKPISTENELGTFVLEREFSWFEGSINWNGVEANVYLETDEEDGDTAEQAMAVLKSVIENIVDNDNKYREFAAQELTGLANEWLSESDESDVEEITQETFAKRMEISEVTVSPDGSLSLIYHDDDMFWGHVIEIIVEPNGEIISANIAG, encoded by the coding sequence ATGTCAGTACAAACAGATTTTGAGAAAGAATTCGAAACAGAAGAATATGAAATGCTTATTTTAGTACAAGCATCATGTGGGGGAGCAGCATGTATAAAAGATATGCTGAAACCATCAGTTGATTTTCTTGCATCCATAGATTTGCGCAATGGTCAGTTTTTTCATGAGAAAGGCTGTGTTGAATGGCTTATAAAAAAAGATAATAAACGTAAGGGGTGGGGATATGATTTTGAGCAATTTGGTATTTATCGTGTCGTTGTTAGGAAATGCATACCTCAAAAATTACAACCATATCAATTACATTATATGAACAACAGATATATGCTAATAAGAGTACTGGAAGAAAATGCTTCAAACGAAAAATTGGAAGCCTTGAAGGAACATTATTCAAAACCTATTTCTACGGAAAATGAATTAGGTACTTTTGTTTTGGAAAGAGAGTTTTCATGGTTTGAAGGAAGTATAAATTGGAATGGTGTAGAGGCAAATGTATATTTGGAAACAGACGAAGAAGATGGAGATACTGCTGAACAGGCAATGGCTGTCCTAAAAAGTGTAATTGAGAATATTGTGGATAACGATAATAAGTATCGTGAGTTTGCGGCACAAGAACTTACAGGACTTGCAAATGAGTGGTTGAGTGAATCAGATGAAAGCGATGTAGAAGAAATTACACAAGAAACATTTGCTAAACGTATGGAAATTAGTGAAGTAACAGTTAGTCCCGATGGAAGCTTGTCATTAATTTATCATGACGATGATATGTTTTGGGGGCATGTTATAGAAATAATAGTTGAGCCAAATGGAGAGATTATAAGTGCTAATATAGCCGGATGA
- a CDS encoding MobA/MobL family protein — protein MPCPHNEISIVQRSQQQSAVAAAAYQSGEKLFCEYDQQVKHYPEKRGIVHNEILLPANAPRSYADRNTLWNAAEAVEKQWNSQLARRWVLTIPREIPPDQYAVLVREFCEQQFVSKGMIADFAIHAPHPPGHNPHAHVLLTMRAMDEHGKWLPKSRKVYDLDENGERIKLPSGRWKSHKEDTVDWNDQKYCEIWRHEWEVIQNRYLEANDRPERVNLRSYARQGLDIIPTVHEGAAVRQMEKRGIQTNIGNLNREIRASNRLMKSIRQLIQNLKGWITELGEKRKELLAQKAAEEATLLPNLLMRYMEIRKEERKDWTRAGQNRGTSQDLKAVSEVLSYLRQKGLSTVEDLEGFLESSGKSAADYRNQMKPKETRSKVIDGILASRTDCKECKPVYEKYQKIFFKKTKEKFKQEHPEVARYAKAAAYLAKHPDDKDTTQKKLQEEQETLLEEIAALKIPLTEVQEDLKKLRDIRYWVRKATPGTEESKEPPKKQPLKEVLQDKADEKKAQRTAPVQTKHKQQDMEL, from the coding sequence ATGCCCTGTCCACACAACGAAATTTCTATTGTGCAGCGAAGCCAACAGCAGTCTGCGGTTGCCGCCGCTGCTTACCAGAGCGGCGAAAAGCTGTTCTGTGAATACGACCAGCAAGTGAAGCACTACCCGGAAAAGCGTGGTATTGTCCACAATGAAATTCTGCTCCCGGCAAACGCCCCACGGTCGTATGCAGACCGCAATACCTTATGGAACGCCGCCGAAGCGGTGGAAAAGCAATGGAACTCCCAGCTTGCAAGGCGGTGGGTGCTTACCATTCCAAGAGAGATACCACCCGACCAGTATGCTGTCCTTGTCCGGGAGTTTTGTGAGCAGCAGTTTGTTTCCAAAGGCATGATTGCTGATTTTGCAATCCATGCCCCCCATCCGCCGGGACACAATCCCCACGCCCATGTCCTGCTGACTATGAGGGCAATGGACGAACATGGGAAATGGCTTCCCAAGAGCCGCAAAGTTTATGACCTTGACGAGAACGGGGAACGGATAAAGCTGCCATCCGGCAGGTGGAAAAGCCACAAGGAGGATACGGTTGACTGGAACGACCAGAAGTATTGTGAAATCTGGCGGCATGAATGGGAGGTTATTCAGAACCGCTATCTGGAAGCCAATGACCGCCCGGAGCGTGTGAACTTGCGTTCCTATGCCAGACAGGGGCTTGATATTATCCCTACTGTCCATGAGGGGGCTGCTGTCCGGCAGATGGAAAAGCGTGGTATCCAGACGAATATCGGCAACCTGAACCGGGAAATCAGAGCCTCCAACCGCCTGATGAAGTCCATCCGGCAGCTTATCCAAAACCTCAAAGGCTGGATTACCGAGCTGGGCGAAAAACGGAAAGAACTGCTTGCACAAAAGGCGGCGGAGGAAGCGACACTTCTTCCCAATCTGCTGATGAGGTATATGGAGATACGAAAGGAAGAACGGAAGGACTGGACAAGGGCTGGACAGAACCGGGGGACTTCACAGGACTTAAAGGCAGTCAGCGAAGTCCTGTCCTATCTCCGGCAAAAGGGGCTTTCCACTGTGGAGGATTTAGAAGGATTTCTGGAATCTTCCGGGAAATCAGCCGCCGATTACCGCAATCAGATGAAGCCAAAGGAAACCCGAAGCAAAGTGATTGACGGGATTCTTGCCAGCCGGACAGACTGCAAGGAATGTAAGCCTGTCTATGAGAAGTACCAGAAGATATTTTTTAAGAAAACAAAGGAGAAATTCAAACAGGAACACCCAGAGGTTGCCCGGTATGCGAAAGCCGCCGCCTACCTTGCCAAGCACCCGGACGATAAGGACACCACCCAAAAGAAGCTGCAAGAGGAGCAGGAAACGCTTCTGGAAGAAATTGCAGCCCTGAAAATACCGTTGACCGAGGTACAGGAGGATTTGAAGAAGCTGCGGGACATCCGCTACTGGGTACGGAAAGCCACCCCCGGCACAGAAGAAAGCAAAGAGCCGCCCAAGAAGCAGCCCCTCAAAGAAGTCTTGCAGGATAAGGCGGACGAGAAAAAAGCACAAAGAACTGCCCCGGTGCAGACAAAACACAAACAACAGGATATGGAACTTTAA